GAATTGaactaatttattatatatatatatatatatattaaattatttaaattataaactGATTAATTGAATTGAATTAATCGAATCgattaaataaatttgaatcgATTACGATTCAAACtatcttattttaatcaaatctaACTGTAAACGGTTTGAACCAGATTTTATTACGTCGACTGACACAACACATGGATATTGTTCGATTGGAGGAGCTCAAGTATATAGATATATTCATCAATCTCTATCAATTATGTAACTATGTAcccttatattatattatatagttTGATATATTAAGATTCCTCACCTTAATAGACAATTGGACTCaaaaaaaacgaaaaagaaaaaagagcaaGCCGTTCTTACGTTTCCATGAATTGTCAAACAAGAAATTTTTGTTTTGTTCTCCGTCACATTGACATCGGAAAATTAAATCTGAGACTCCTTCCTGTGTACTTTGGCTCGTTACTACAGCTTGCATGGCGGGAGAGGCGCGCCGCAGAGCCCCGTGTTTCCTCTGAAGCCCTCCGCCGTCAAGGGAGCCCGATGGCGCGGTATCCGACCGCTGAGCCTGTTATCTGACACATCGAACTCTGTCAGTCGCGCGAGGTCCAGCACGCCCTCAGGTATGCTCCCGGAGAGCCCGTTCCCCGCCATCCCCACCTCCTTCAGCGCCGCCAGCCTCGACATGGACGCCGGTATCCCGCCGCCAAGCTCTGGGTTGTGCGACACCACTAGCCTCTCTACTGTGTCCATCGCGGCCAGCTCCCCcacgtcctcgtcaagccccccGGTGAACCGGTTGCGCGACAGATCCAGCGTCCGGTAGTGCCCCAAGGGGTCCTGCGTCCCCTTCGCCATCACTGGCCGCAGACGGCCGTACAGCTCGTTGGCGTGCAGGTCCAGGTCCATCAGCAGCGTCAGGTTCTTGAACCCCTCCGGGATCCCCGAATGCAGAGCGTTGTTGGAGAGGTTGAGCAACGAGAGCCCGGTCATGTTGCCGATCCACTGCGGGAGATCCCCCACCAGTCCGTTACTGGAAAGGTCGAGGATCGAGATGGACGACGCCGACGACAGCCAGTCAGACAGCGGACCAGAGATCCCTGTGTCCGCCAGGACAAGCTTGAATATGTTCATCTGGCCGAGCCAGCTCGGCGGCCTGCCCAAGTGCATCAGGGAGTTGAAGGAGAGATCCAGCTCTTGGAGGTTCCGCAGCCGGGAGAGCTCGGCGGGGATTGGACCACAGAGGCGGTTCCGCGACAGGTCTAACGTCTGCAGATTGGCCAGGTTGGCGAAGCTGGAAGGGATCCTGCCGGTAAATCGgttgttggagaagaagatgtccgTGAGCGTGGCGAGGCGTCCTATAGCGGCGGGCAGCTGACCGGTGAGCTTGTTGTTCTCCAGTATCAGTCTCTCGATGCTAGGTAGGCCGCCGATCGAATCCGGGATGCTCCCGGTGAGCTGGTTCTCCGACATCCTACAGAACTGCAGCGAGACCATACCGGCGATGGAAGGCGGAATGCTTCCCGTGATGCGGTTCTGGTTCAAGTAGAGAACCACCAGGTTTTCGAGCTTGCCTATGGAGCTGGGGATGCCGCCGGAGATCTTGTTCTCTGAAAGATCAAGAACAGTGAGCCTTCGCAGCAATCCGATCTCCATGGGGATGGAGCCGGTGAGGTGGTTGCCATGGAGGTCTAGTGCCTCCATTGCAGGTACCCGCCCGATGGGTGCCGGGATGCCGCCGGTTAGCCTGTTGTTGGAAAGAGAGACCACGGAAAGAAATGGAGAGGTGAACATGGAAGGGGGAAGCGATCCGGAGAGGCGGTTGTTGCCGAGGGAGAGCTTCCGGAGTCGGGTGAGGTTTGCGAAGGCGGAGGGGATGCAGCCGGTGAGTTGGTTGGAGTCGAGGAGGAGGTGTTCAAGGCGGGAGAGGCGGCCGAGGGCGGGTGGAATGGGGCCGGCGAGCTGCTTGAGGTTGCTGAGATCGAGCAACCGGAGGGAGAAGAGGTCGCCGAGGGCAGGCGAGAGACTCCCGGCAATGGAGGCGTCGGAGATGAAGTCGGGCCCGGAGGAGAGGCCAGGGCGGGAGACGTTGACGACGCGGCCAGTGGCAGCGTCGCAGGCCACGCCGTCCCACGCGGAGCAACAGTCCGTGGCCGAGTCCCAGGAGCGGAGGAGGCCGGAGGGGTCGGCGGTGATGCCGGCCTTGAAGGTGAGAAGGGCCGAACGGTCGTGGGGGTGACATCCCTGCGACCACTGCAGCAACAGGGtggagcagaggaagaagaagacgaggcaCAGCGGCTGCATGTTATCCATCTCTTACGTGAAAGAATCGACGAGGGTCGACAGATGTTCTCCCCAGTCGAAGAACTTGCAATGAAAAGGCGGTGGATCAAACTGGAGTCGAAAAGCATTCGTTTCTGCCAAGAAAGTGGCAGCAGAGGGTCTCTTAAGAGACCATTTCCTCGCAGTTTCTACTTTCTTTAATGGGCTCTCAGGTCGGCAGAAATGTGGAGATGCAGCAGCAAATTAGGCGTGGAAATGGAGTCTGCTGCTGCAGTCATGAACGGTCTCCAAGGAAACTGGGGTGAGGCCCCATGAAGCTTGCCTGGGTTCAGACGCCCGATGATGGAAGTGGCGCTGCTGACTTTAATGGGACCAGAGAAGAAAGAATAGGGGCGTCTCTCTGTCCCAATGGAGTATTATATC
Above is a genomic segment from Musa acuminata AAA Group cultivar baxijiao chromosome BXJ3-4, Cavendish_Baxijiao_AAA, whole genome shotgun sequence containing:
- the LOC103974176 gene encoding LRR receptor-like serine/threonine-protein kinase GSO1 — translated: MDNMQPLCLVFFFLCSTLLLQWSQGCHPHDRSALLTFKAGITADPSGLLRSWDSATDCCSAWDGVACDAATGRVVNVSRPGLSSGPDFISDASIAGSLSPALGDLFSLRLLDLSNLKQLAGPIPPALGRLSRLEHLLLDSNQLTGCIPSAFANLTRLRKLSLGNNRLSGSLPPSMFTSPFLSVVSLSNNRLTGGIPAPIGRVPAMEALDLHGNHLTGSIPMEIGLLRRLTVLDLSENKISGGIPSSIGKLENLVVLYLNQNRITGSIPPSIAGMVSLQFCRMSENQLTGSIPDSIGGLPSIERLILENNKLTGQLPAAIGRLATLTDIFFSNNRFTGRIPSSFANLANLQTLDLSRNRLCGPIPAELSRLRNLQELDLSFNSLMHLGRPPSWLGQMNIFKLVLADTGISGPLSDWLSSASSISILDLSSNGLVGDLPQWIGNMTGLSLLNLSNNALHSGIPEGFKNLTLLMDLDLHANELYGRLRPVMAKGTQDPLGHYRTLDLSRNRFTGGLDEDVGELAAMDTVERLVVSHNPELGGGIPASMSRLAALKEVGMAGNGLSGSIPEGVLDLARLTEFDVSDNRLSGRIPRHRAPLTAEGFRGNTGLCGAPLPPCKL